Proteins co-encoded in one Bombus pyrosoma isolate SC7728 linkage group LG4, ASM1482585v1, whole genome shotgun sequence genomic window:
- the LOC122567014 gene encoding transportin-3, with protein sequence MESPPDLETVYQAVYSLYNNSNPSGPGKTSQWLDELQKSVFAWKIADEMLQQKRDVQSCYFAAQTMRTKIQLCFQELPAEAHISLRDSLMNHISQINEHTNSAIVTQLCLALADLALQMSSWQKPVVDLINRFGGSTASLWPLLEVMTVLPEEVNSRSLRLGANRRQHILLELNASADTVTEFLKMCLKNGGENVQIRVTILRCFTSWIAVHAIPLVPTSDVIIYTLQILGNHMTGSQLHEAAADCICVILQVLEEDSNSNRDNNSESIIQLQQLQLFLFTSVMSLEQAYHLSVAHEDMDKSINYCRIFTELAETFLETMANGCVGGKQHYAIKILDLVLVCVGHHDYEVAQITFNLWYRLSDIILYQKNSEDLYAVFRPHIERLIGALCRHCQMEPDHLGLVEEGAGGEEFADFRNRVSDLIKDVVFVVGSSHCFRQMFSSLTGGPGPQGQPNHVPTWDSTEAALFVMQAVAKNILPKENDVVPKVVEAILNLPENTHIAVRHTSILLLGELCEWIESHPQSLEPVLNFLLTCLSQKGLGSAACGALLSICTACPSHMASHFPGLLQIARSLDSFAISNDAAIGLLKGVAIIMSSLGREELTQAMKELCWFQARPLCEIMERRIPIEVGTKTDPVVWLDRLAAIFRHTDLDPPVEDHFEPHPCQNAVTEMWPVLSNVCTTYQHDAKVMERCCRCLRFAVRCVGKHSAHLLEPLVKQIVQLYAAHQHSCFLYLGSILVDEYAIDSECVPGLLKMLEAFIGPTFNILQQQDGLKNHPDTVDDLFRLCARFLQRAPIPFLCSVVIESIIDCALMACSLDHRDANVSVMKFFYDLLHCGRNNENRTDYTIRRELVQRILKEKGQTLVIRLLHASVFSLSSYMLSDVADVFNELSVTNRQLLSKWLEEAIKTMPSQNAGGSPTAQPEQLFEFHNTVVRAETPKSINHALRNFARLYR encoded by the exons atGGAGTCTCCGCCTGACCTGGAAACAGTTTACCAGGCtgtatattctttatataataactCAAATCCTTCGGGGCCAGGAAAAACATCTCAATGGTTGGACGAATTACAAAAATCA GTATTTGCATGGAAAATAGCAGATGAAATGCTGCAGCAAAAGCGAGATGTTCAATCTTGTTATTTTGCTGCTCAAACAATGCGTACTAAAATACAGCTATGTTTCCAAGAATTACCTGCAGAAGCTCATATTTCTTTGAGGGATTCTTTAATGAATCACATATCACAAATTAATGAACATACCAATTCTGCTATTGTTACACag TTGTGTTTAGCACTGGCAGACCTTGCATTGCAAATGTCTTCTTGGCAAAAACCAGTTGTTGATTTAATCAATAGATTTGGCGGATCAACTGCTAGCTTATGGCCATTATTGGAAGTAATGACAGTATTACCAGAAGAAGTAAATTCAAGATCCCTTAG ATTAGGAGCCAATCGCAGACAGCATATATTACTTGAACTTAATGCAAGTGCAGATACAGTTACTGAATTTTTG AAAATGTGTCTCAAAAATGGTGGAGAGAATGTACAAATTCGTGTTACAATTCTTAGATGTTTTACAAGCTGGATTGCAGTACATGCTATACCACTTGTACCTACAAGTGATGTAATTATATACACTCTTCAA ATACTTGGAAATCATATGACTGGATCTCAATTACATGAAGCAGCTGCAGATTGTATATGTGTAATTCTCCAAGTTTTGGAAGAAGATAGTAATAGCAATCGGGACAATAATAGTGAATCTATTATACAGCTGCAACAGTTACagctatttctttttactagTGTAATGTCCTTAGAACAAGCATACCATTTGTCTGTTGCACATGAAGATATGgacaa atcgataaattattgtcGGATTTTTACGGAGTTAGCGGAAACTTTTTTGGAAACCATGGCAAATGGTTGTGTAGGAGGAAAGCAACATTATGCTATCAAAATTCTTGACCTTGTCTTAGTGTGTGTTGGACATCACGATTATGAAGTGGCGCAAATAACTTTCAATCTATGGTACCGTTTATCCGATATAATTCTCTACCAAAAAAATAGTGAAGACCTATATGCAGTGTTCCGTCCTCATATCGAAAGATTAATCGGAGCATTGTGCAGGCATTGTCAAATGGAACCAGATCat TTGGGTCTGGTGGAAGAGGGAGCTGGTGGAGAAGAATTTGCAGATTTCAGAAATCGTGTTTCAGATCTGATAAAAGACGTTGTATTTGTAGTTGGAAGTAGTCACTGTTTCCGACAAATGTTTTCGTCCCTGACGGGTGGACCAGGACCACAGGGTCAACCTAATCATGTACCTACATGGGATTCTACCGAAGCTGCTTTATTTGTAATGCAAGCagttgcaaaaaatattttgcc AAAAGAGAATGATGTAGTGCCGAAAGTAGTAGAGgctattttaaatttaccagAAAATACTCATATAGCTGTTCGTCATACAAGTATACTTTTATTAGGAGAACTTTGTGAGTGGATAGAAAGTCATCCACAGTCCTTAG AAcctgttttaaattttcttttgacTTGCTTAAGTCAAAAGGGTTTGGGAAGTGCAGCTTGTGGTGCATTATTAAGTATATGTACTGCTTGTCCATCACACATGGCTTCACACTTTCCAGGATTATTGCAAATAGCACGTTCTCTTGACAGTTTCGCTATCAGCAACGATGCCGCCATTGGTTTACTTAAGg GAGTGGCAATAATCATGTCAAGTTTGGGGCGTGAAGAACTTACGCAGGCTATGAAAGAATTATGTTGGTTTCAAGCTAGACCTTTATGTGAAATTATGGAACGTAGAATTCCAATTGAAGTAGGAACAAAGACTGACCCTGTGGTATGGCTAGACAGATTAGCCGCTATATTTAGGCATACTGACCTGGACCCTCCAGTTGAGGATCATTTTGAACCTCACCCTTGTCAAAATGCTGTTACCGAA ATGTGGCCCGTATTATCAAATGTATGCACAACATATCAACATGATGCAAAAGTAATGGAGAGATGTTGCCGTTGTTTAAGATTTGCTGTTCGTTGTGTAGGAAAACATTCCGCCCATCTTCTTGAGCCACTTGTAAAACAG ATTGTGCAATTGTACGCAGCTCATCAACATAGCTGCTTTTTATATCTTGGTTCAATATTAGTTGACGAATACGCCATAGATTCGGAATGTGTCCCTggtttattgaaaatgttgGAAGCATTTATTGGACCTACTTTCAATATCCTTCAACAACAAGATGGACTAAAAAATCACCCTGATACAGTAGATGATCTGTTTAGATTATGTGCCAg GTTTCTTCAAAGAGCTCCAATACCTTTCCTGTGCTCGGTCGTTATAGAGAGTATAATTGACTGTGCCTTAATGGCCTGTAGCTTAGACCATAGGGATGCAAATGTTtcagtaatgaaatttttttatgatcTTTTGCACTGCGGTCGCAACAATGAG AATCGGACGGATTATACAATACGACGGGAATTAGTACAACgcatattaaaagaaaaaggacaaaCTTTAGTCATAAGGCTTCTTCATGCATCAGTGTTTTCATTATCGTCCTACATGTTATCTGATGTAGCAGATGTTTTTAATGAACTTTCTGTAACTAATAGACAA CTACTATCCAAGTGGTTAGAAGAAGCCATTAAGACTATGCCATCACAAAATGCAGGTGGTTCTCCTACAGCACAACCTGAGCAGCTGTTTGAATTTCATAATACGGTTGTAAg gGCGGAAACACCAAAATCGATAAATCATGCCTTACGCAATTTTGCACGTTTGTATCGCTGa
- the LOC122567041 gene encoding 60S ribosomal protein L44 produces the protein MVNVPKQRRTFCKKCKVHKPHKVTQYKKSKERHASQGRRRYDRKQQGFGGQTKPIFRKKAKTTKKIVLRMECTECKYRKQIPLKRCKHFELGGDKKRKGQMIQF, from the exons ATG GTAAATGTACCGAAGCAAAGACGCACTTTCTGTAAAAAGTGCAAAGTGCATAAACCTCACAAAGTGACACAGTATAAAAAAAGTAAGGAGCGTCATGCATCACAAGGTAGAAGACGCTATGACCGTAAACAACAAGGTTTTGGTGGACAGACGAAACCTATATTTAGAAAGaag GCAAAAACTACTAAAAAAATTGTCTTAAGAATGGAATGTACAGAGTGCAAATATAGGAAACAAATCCCTCTTAAAAGATGTAAACATTTTGAATTAGGAGgtgataagaaaagaaag GGACAAATGATTCAATTCTAG
- the LOC122567034 gene encoding nonsense-mediated mRNA decay protein 2-like, translating to MISTNQAFIEFQTRAIFIFEQSQVGYARSELRPGSSPLCAIRATVVSTRHSPLLTGWSLSHPPFPSFSPPLPLGFSPDDAALSGISPETDAARGHGVLLRVHISLSFSSFVSRHAGILLNARFIMSSKENNEVAVEKVTENDKASGDAKCEIKGMKRPAEEKNDETKKQKKEENGDGEVEEEEIEEEVEEEEEVDGDGEEDDEDDDIPEGEEDLEEGEDEEEDDAEGELEGEVEDEEEDA from the exons ATGATTTCAACCAATCAGGCATTTATCGAGTTTCAAACCCGCGCCATCTTCATTTTTGAACAAAGCCAGGTTGGATATGCTAGAAGCGAGCTGAGACCGGGTAGTAGTCCGCTTTGCGCTATTCGCGCCACAGTCGTCAGTACACGACACTCTCCACTCCTGACTGGTTGGTCTCTGTCTCACCCTCCTTTCCCCTCTTTTTCCCCTCCTCTGCCCCTTGGGTTTTCGCCTGACGACGCTGCTCTCTCGGGCATTTCGCCGGAAACCGACGCCGCGCGAGGACACGGAGTTTTGTTACGTGTACACatttctctatctttttcaTCATTTGTAAGCAGACACGCAGGCATCTTGCTCAACGCACGATTCATCATGAGTAGCAAGGAAAATAACGAGGTCGCTGTCGAGAAGGTGACTGAGAACGACAAGGCTTCCGGAGACGCGAAGTGTGAGATCAAAGGAATGAAGAGGCCAGCGGAG gaaaaaaatgatgaaacgaagaaacagaagaaagaagaaaatggtgATGGAGaggtagaagaagaagagatagAAGAGGAAgtcgaagaggaagaagaagtcGACGGAGATGGTGAAGAAGATGATGAAGATGACGATATACcggaaggagaagaagattTAGAAGAGGGTGAAG acgaagaggaagatgACGCAGAAGGTGAATTAGAAGGAGAAGtagaagacgaagaggaagacgCATAa
- the LOC122567037 gene encoding WASH complex subunit 3, translating to MNDYKIPIIEPTIDCTKVPPINQKRTISFINHFIVHTVTFLNKFTLSCEERLLEFEYKLQRIEASLEILESWLSSVPVSEQDQSTKSVIKNKDNKEEEESMPKIDEPDNSKADESEDTQAEKQPVNKDLRYEKYLKMVHFGVPKEAVKLKMQQEGLDSSILDDSQQTASNVKSTDNAKNKGD from the exons ATGAATGATTACAAAATACCAATAATCGAGCCAACTATCGATTGTACAAAG GTTCCACCAATTAATCAAAAAAGgacaatttctttcattaatcATTTCATTGTGCATACTGTAACATTTCTTAACAAATTTACTCTATCATGCGAAGAAAGATTATTGGAATTTGAATATAAGCTACAAAGGATAGAGGCTTCACTAGAAATTTTAGAGTCTTgg tTATCATCTGTTCCAGTCTCGGAACAAGATCAAAGTACAAAaagtgttataaaaaataaagataataaagaggaggaagaaagtaTGCCTAAAATAGATGAACCTGATAATAGTAAAGCAGATGAGTCTGAAGATACACAGGCTGAAAAGCAACCAGTGAACAAAGACCTACGCTATGAAAAATACTTAAAGATGGTACACTTTGGCGTGCCAAAAGAAGCTGTCAAATTAAAGATGCAACAAGAAGGATTGGATTCATCTATTTTAGA TGATTCCCAGCAAACGGCTTCTAATGTGAAATCTACAGATAATGCTAAGAATAAAGGAGATTAA